A window of the Drosophila simulans strain w501 chromosome 2L, Prin_Dsim_3.1, whole genome shotgun sequence genome harbors these coding sequences:
- the LOC6730443 gene encoding 1-phosphatidylinositol 4,5-bisphosphate phosphodiesterase classes I and II isoform X4 — protein sequence MMSAGGTYISTASVEVPQALQDGEKFIRWDDDSGTGTPVTMRVDAKGFFLYWVDQNNELDILDIATIRDVRTGQYAKRPKDNKLRQIVTLGPQDTLEEKTVTVCHGSDFVNMTFVNFCCTRRDIAQLWTDGLIKLAYSLAQLNGSAIMFLQKAHTKLCLQVDKSGRIPVKNIIKLFAQNKEDRKRVEKALDVTGLPSGKVDSISVSKFQFEDFYNLYKYLTQRSEVERLFDSIVGNSKRKCMSIAQLVEFLNKTQRDPRLNEILYPYANPARAKELIQQYEPNKFNAQKGQLSLDGFLRYLMGDDNPIMAPSKLDLCDDMDQPMSHYFINSSHNTYLTGHQLTGKSSVEIYRQCLLAGCRCVELDFWNGRTEEPVIVHGYTFVPEIFAKDVLEAIAESAFKTSEYPVILSFENHCNPRQQAKIANYCREIFGDMLLDKPLDSHPLEPNMDLPPPAMLRRKIIIKNKKKHHHHHHHHHHKKPAQVGTPAANNKLTTANSVDAKAAQQVVLAAAHEDGGVTRGTANGDVATGTGTGSAAGTAGHAPPLQQIRQSSKDSTGSSDSDSSSEDESLPNTTPNLPSGNEPPPEKAQKETEAGAEISALVNYVQPIHFSSFENAEKKNRCYEMSSFDEKQATTLLKERPIEFVNYNKHQLSRVYPAGTRFDSSNFMPQLFWNAGCQLVALNFQTLDLAMQLNLGIFEYNARSGYLLKPEFMRRSDRRLDPFAESTVDGIIAGTVSITVLSGQFLTDKRANTFVEVDMYGLPADTVRKKFRTKTVRDNGMNPLYDEEPFVFKKVVLPELASIRIAAYEEGGKLIGHRVLPVIGLCPGYRHVNLRSEVGQPIALASLFLCVVVKDYVPDDLSNFAEALANPIKYQSELEKRDIQLSVLTDEAEALGSADEDLSKSFVFVQVGGQKKELRPVESLATSPKHRPSISAAAAMSVDVTVDRTDGGRGEDSVSIVAPSIQHQHSLDQSVSTSIRQVESSQFDVDLVLAEPLEKILDHKSVKEKRLEMEKKLESLRKKHDKEKVKIAGQKSSPLEGKKPKFAITNKLVKRLSNKSLEPGIEIPACPLDLGDSSEESAAADAGEDLAGGSSSLDGRTQESRLRSACREYTSQYRELQEKYHEAIYSAAEKVLKTSQTGQTKQLKASLDKVTGEVMHQLQEARRNEVKNLATVHRDRDELIRMKREVASSVVERGVAERVRLKQTFDRRTDELQKQHDSVRNALAEHRSKARQILDKEAESRSCVSSNGFLVLFHGPHHHGCSGSSSSALSGNNLTLNLDAGATASHSAISPARSHNSIAAAAEMKT from the exons GACAACAAGCTGCGCCAGATTGTGACGCTGGGCCCCCAGGACACGCTCGAGGAGAAGACAGTGACGGTATGCCACGGCTCGGACTTCGTCAACATGACGTTCGTCAACTTCTGCTGCACCCGGCGGGACATAGCCCAG CTCTGGACCGACGGACTCATCAAGTTGGCCTACAGTTTGGCCCAGCTCAATGGCTCGGCGATTATGTTCCTGCAGAAGGCCCATACCAAACTGTGTCTCCAGGTGGACAAGAGCGGCCGCATACCAGTGAAAAA CATCATAAAACTTTTCGCCCAAAACAAGGAGGATCGCAAACGTGTCGAGAAGGCGCTGGACGTGACCGGTTTGCCGTCGGGAAAGGTCGATAGCATATCGGTGTCCAAATTTCAATTCGAGGACTTTTACAATTTGTACAAATATCTCACGCAGCGTTCGGAGGTGGAGCGCCTCTTTGACAGCAT TGTTGGCAACTCGAAGCGCAAGTGCATGTCCATCGCTCAACTGGTGGAGTTCCTGAACAAGACGCAGCGTGATCCCCGCCTGAACGAGATCCTCTACCCCTATGCGAATCCCGCCCGCGCCAAGGAGCTCATCCAGCAATATGAGCCCAACAAGTTCAATGCGCAAAAGGGCCAACTCAGCCTGGATGGCTTTTTGAG GTACTTAATGGGCGACGACAATCCCATCATGGCGCCCAGCAAGCTCGATCTCTGCGATGACATGGACCAGCCGATGTCGCACTACTTCATCAACTCCTCGCACAACACCTACTTGACGGGACACCAGCTGACCGGCAAGTCGTCCGTCGAGATTTACAGGCAGTGTCTCCTGGCGGGATGCAG ATGCGTTGAGCTCGACTTCTGGAACGGACGCACCGAGGAGCCAGTCATTGTCCACGGCTATACGTTCGTGCCCGAGATATTTGCCAAGGACGTGCTGGAGGCCATCGCAGAGAGTGCATTTAAAACATCCGAATACCCTGTGATATTGAGCTTTGAGAATCACTGCAACCCTAGGCAACAG GCGAAAATTGCCAACTATTGTCGCGAAATATTTGGCGATATGCTGCTCGATAAGCCGCTGGACTCTCATCCGCTGGAACCGAACATGGACTTGCCACCGCCGGCGATGCTGCGCCGCAAGATTATAATCAAGAACAAGAAGAagcatcaccaccaccatcaccatcatcaccacaaAAAGCCAGCGCAGGTGGGCACGCCGGCAGCCAACAACAAACTGACTACAGCGAATTCAG TGGATGCCAAGGCGGCGCAACAAGTCGTTTTGGCGGCCGCGCATGAGGATGGGGGCGTGACCAGGGGCACCGCCAACGGGGACGTTGCCACGGGAACAGGAACCGGAAGTGCTGCTGGGACAGCAGGACACGCACCGCCGTTGCAA CAAATCCGCCAAAGCTCCAAAGACAGCACTGGATCCTCCGATTCGGACAGCTCTTCGGAGGATGAATCCCTGCCTAACACCACGCCCAATTTGCCCAGCGGCAACGAACCTCCGCCAGAAAAGGCTCAAAAGGAAACGGAGGCCGGAGCAGAGATTTCAGCTTTGGTCAACTATGTTCAGCCGATTCATTTTAGCTCTTTTGAGAATGCAGAAA AAAAGAATCGGTGCTACGAAATGTCTTCGTTTGATGAAAAACAGGCGACAACACTGTTGAAGGAGCGACCGATTGAGTTTGTGAACTATAACAAACACCAATTATCTCGTGTCTATCCGGCGGGCACTCGCTTTGATAGCTCCAACTTTATGCCGCAGTTGTTCTGGAATGCCGGATGTCAGCTTGTGGCACTTAACTTCCAAACCCTCGATCTGGCCATGCAACTCAATTTGGGGATCTTCGAGTATAACGCTCGGTCCGGTTATCTACTTAAGCCGGAGTTTATGCGCCGCTCAGATCGCAGATTGGATCCCTTCGCGGAAAGCACTGTGGATGGCATCATAGCAGGCACAGTATCAATCACTGTTTTATCTGGTCAGTTTCTCACGGATAAGAGGGCGAACACTTTTGTGGAAGTGGATATGTACGGTTTGCCAGCGGACACGGTGAGAAAGAAGTTCCGCACCAAAACAGTCCGGGATAATGGAATGAATCCACTTTATGACGAGGAGCCGTTCGTGTTTAAGAAGGTGGTTCTCCCCGAGTTGGCGAGCATTCGAATTGCAGCATATGAGGAGGGTGGCAAACTCATTGGTCACCGCGTTTTGCCCGTAATCGGTCTGTGCCCTGGTTACCGACATGTAAATCTCCGATCTGAAGTGGGTCAACCAATAGCCCTGGCCTCTCTTTTCCTGTGCGTGGTGGTCAAGGATTATGTGCCCGATGATCTTTCCAACTTCGCAGAGGCGCTAGCTAACCCGATTAAATACCAAAGTGAGCTAGAGAAGCGCGATATTCAACTGTCTGTTTTGACCGACGAAGCCGAAGCGCTGGGCAGTGCGGACGAAGATCTCTCCAAGTCGT TCGTTTTCGTCCAAGTAggtggccaaaaaaaggagCTGCGTCCGGTTGAATCGCTTGCGACTTCGCCCAAGCATAGGCCGAGTATCTCGGCTGCCGCAGCAATGAGTGTTGACGTTACCGTGGATCGGACCGATGGCGGAAGGGGAGAAGATAGCGTCTCTATTGTGGCACCATCAATACAGCATCAGCACTCCCTAGACCAGTCCGTAAGCACCTCCATCCGCCAGGTGGAGTCCTCGCAGTTTGATGTGGATCTTGTGTTGGCGGAGCCGCTGGAAAAGATCTTGGATCACAAGTCCGTCAAGGAAAAGCGTCTCGAGATGGAAAAGAAGCTGGAGTCGCTGCGAAAGAAGCATGACAAGGAAAAGGTTAAGATCGCCGGCCAGAAATCCAGTCCGCTAGAGGGCAAGAAGCCGAAGTTTGCCATAACGAATAAGCTGGTGAAGCGGCTAAGCAACAAGAGTCT CGAGCCTGGTATAGAGATCCCCGCCTGCCCTCTGGATCTGGGCGATAGCAGCGAGGAGAGTGCAGCCGCGGATGCCGGTGAGGACTTAGCCGGCGGGAGCAGCAGCCTGGATGGCAGAACTCAAGAGTCGCGATTACGCAGTGCCTGCCGGGAGTACACTTCCCAGTACCGTGAGCTGCAGGAGAAGTACCATGAGGCTATTTACAGTGCAGCCGAGAAGGTGCTGAAGACATCGCAAACTGGTCAAACAAAGCAGTTAAAAGCATCTCTAGACAAGGTCACTGGAGAGGTTATGCACCAGCTGCAGGAGGCACGCCGCAACGAGGTTAAGAATCTGGCCACCGTGCACCGGGATCGTGATGAGCTGATCAG AATGAAACGCGAGGTGGCAAGCTCCGTTGTGGAACGTGGCGTAGCTGAACGTGTGCGGCTGAAGCAGACCTTTGACCGAAGAACGGATGAGCTTCAGAAGCAGCACGACTCAGTGCGCAATGCCCTGGCAGAACACCGCTCCAAG GCTCGTCAAATTCTCGACAAGGAGGCAGAATCGCGAAGCTGTGTATCCAGCAATGGCTTCTTGGTCCTCTTCCATGGACCTCATCACCACGGCTGTTCGGGTTCCAGCTCGTCAGCCCTATCAGGCAATAATCTCACTCTAAATCTGGACGCGGGGGCTACCGCTAGTCATTCGGCCATTTCGCCGGCCAGGTCGCACAACAGCATCGCAGCAGCGGCCGAGATGAAGACGTAA
- the LOC6730443 gene encoding 1-phosphatidylinositol 4,5-bisphosphate phosphodiesterase classes I and II isoform X2: MMSAGGTYISTASVEVPQALQDGEKFIRWDDDSGTGTPVTMRVDAKGFFLYWVDQNNELDILDIATIRDVRTGQYAKRPKDNKLRQIVTLGPQDTLEEKTVTVCHGSDFVNMTFVNFCCTRRDIAQLWTDGLIKLAYSLAQLNGSAIMFLQKAHTKLCLQVDKSGRIPVKNIIKLFAQNKEDRKRVEKALDVTGLPSGKVDSISVSKFQFEDFYNLYKYLTQRSEVERLFDSIVGNSKRKCMSIAQLVEFLNKTQRDPRLNEILYPYANPARAKELIQQYEPNKFNAQKGQLSLDGFLRYLMGDDNPIMAPSKLDLCDDMDQPMSHYFINSSHNTYLTGHQLTGKSSVEIYRQCLLAGCRCVELDFWNGRTEEPVIVHGYTFVPEIFAKDVLEAIAESAFKTSEYPVILSFENHCNPRQQAKIANYCREIFGDMLLDKPLDSHPLEPNMDLPPPAMLRRKIIIKNKKKHHHHHHHHHHKKPAQVGTPAANNKLTTANSVDAKAAQQVVLAAAHEDGGVTRGTANGDVATGTGTGSAAGTAGHAPPLQQIRQSSKDSTGSSDSDSSSEDESLPNTTPNLPSGNEPPPEKAQKETEAGAEISALVNYVQPIHFSSFENAEKKNRCYEMSSFDEKQATTLLKERPIEFVNYNKHQLSRVYPAGTRFDSSNFMPQLFWNAGCQLVALNFQTLDLAMQLNLGIFEYNARSGYLLKPEFMRRSDRRLDPFAESTVDGIIAGTVSITVLSGQFLTDKRANTFVEVDMYGLPADTVRKKFRTKTVRDNGMNPLYDEEPFVFKKVVLPELASIRIAAYEEGGKLIGHRVLPVIGLCPGYRHVNLRSEVGQPIALASLFLCVVVKDYVPDDLSNFAEALANPIKYQSELEKRDIQLSVLTDEAEALGSADEDLSKSLGGQKKELRPVESLATSPKHRPSISAAAAMSVDVTVDRTDGGRGEDSVSIVAPSIQHQHSLDQSVSTSIRQVESSQFDVDLVLAEPLEKILDHKSVKEKRLEMEKKLESLRKKHDKEKVKIAGQKSSPLEGKKPKFAITNKLVKRLSNKSLNCLSPHSEPGIEIPACPLDLGDSSEESAAADAGEDLAGGSSSLDGRTQESRLRSACREYTSQYRELQEKYHEAIYSAAEKVLKTSQTGQTKQLKASLDKVTGEVMHQLQEARRNEVKNLATVHRDRDELIRMKREVASSVVERGVAERVRLKQTFDRRTDELQKQHDSVRNALAEHRSKARQILDKEAESRSCVSSNGFLVLFHGPHHHGCSGSSSSALSGNNLTLNLDAGATASHSAISPARSHNSIAAAAEMKT, from the exons GACAACAAGCTGCGCCAGATTGTGACGCTGGGCCCCCAGGACACGCTCGAGGAGAAGACAGTGACGGTATGCCACGGCTCGGACTTCGTCAACATGACGTTCGTCAACTTCTGCTGCACCCGGCGGGACATAGCCCAG CTCTGGACCGACGGACTCATCAAGTTGGCCTACAGTTTGGCCCAGCTCAATGGCTCGGCGATTATGTTCCTGCAGAAGGCCCATACCAAACTGTGTCTCCAGGTGGACAAGAGCGGCCGCATACCAGTGAAAAA CATCATAAAACTTTTCGCCCAAAACAAGGAGGATCGCAAACGTGTCGAGAAGGCGCTGGACGTGACCGGTTTGCCGTCGGGAAAGGTCGATAGCATATCGGTGTCCAAATTTCAATTCGAGGACTTTTACAATTTGTACAAATATCTCACGCAGCGTTCGGAGGTGGAGCGCCTCTTTGACAGCAT TGTTGGCAACTCGAAGCGCAAGTGCATGTCCATCGCTCAACTGGTGGAGTTCCTGAACAAGACGCAGCGTGATCCCCGCCTGAACGAGATCCTCTACCCCTATGCGAATCCCGCCCGCGCCAAGGAGCTCATCCAGCAATATGAGCCCAACAAGTTCAATGCGCAAAAGGGCCAACTCAGCCTGGATGGCTTTTTGAG GTACTTAATGGGCGACGACAATCCCATCATGGCGCCCAGCAAGCTCGATCTCTGCGATGACATGGACCAGCCGATGTCGCACTACTTCATCAACTCCTCGCACAACACCTACTTGACGGGACACCAGCTGACCGGCAAGTCGTCCGTCGAGATTTACAGGCAGTGTCTCCTGGCGGGATGCAG ATGCGTTGAGCTCGACTTCTGGAACGGACGCACCGAGGAGCCAGTCATTGTCCACGGCTATACGTTCGTGCCCGAGATATTTGCCAAGGACGTGCTGGAGGCCATCGCAGAGAGTGCATTTAAAACATCCGAATACCCTGTGATATTGAGCTTTGAGAATCACTGCAACCCTAGGCAACAG GCGAAAATTGCCAACTATTGTCGCGAAATATTTGGCGATATGCTGCTCGATAAGCCGCTGGACTCTCATCCGCTGGAACCGAACATGGACTTGCCACCGCCGGCGATGCTGCGCCGCAAGATTATAATCAAGAACAAGAAGAagcatcaccaccaccatcaccatcatcaccacaaAAAGCCAGCGCAGGTGGGCACGCCGGCAGCCAACAACAAACTGACTACAGCGAATTCAG TGGATGCCAAGGCGGCGCAACAAGTCGTTTTGGCGGCCGCGCATGAGGATGGGGGCGTGACCAGGGGCACCGCCAACGGGGACGTTGCCACGGGAACAGGAACCGGAAGTGCTGCTGGGACAGCAGGACACGCACCGCCGTTGCAA CAAATCCGCCAAAGCTCCAAAGACAGCACTGGATCCTCCGATTCGGACAGCTCTTCGGAGGATGAATCCCTGCCTAACACCACGCCCAATTTGCCCAGCGGCAACGAACCTCCGCCAGAAAAGGCTCAAAAGGAAACGGAGGCCGGAGCAGAGATTTCAGCTTTGGTCAACTATGTTCAGCCGATTCATTTTAGCTCTTTTGAGAATGCAGAAA AAAAGAATCGGTGCTACGAAATGTCTTCGTTTGATGAAAAACAGGCGACAACACTGTTGAAGGAGCGACCGATTGAGTTTGTGAACTATAACAAACACCAATTATCTCGTGTCTATCCGGCGGGCACTCGCTTTGATAGCTCCAACTTTATGCCGCAGTTGTTCTGGAATGCCGGATGTCAGCTTGTGGCACTTAACTTCCAAACCCTCGATCTGGCCATGCAACTCAATTTGGGGATCTTCGAGTATAACGCTCGGTCCGGTTATCTACTTAAGCCGGAGTTTATGCGCCGCTCAGATCGCAGATTGGATCCCTTCGCGGAAAGCACTGTGGATGGCATCATAGCAGGCACAGTATCAATCACTGTTTTATCTGGTCAGTTTCTCACGGATAAGAGGGCGAACACTTTTGTGGAAGTGGATATGTACGGTTTGCCAGCGGACACGGTGAGAAAGAAGTTCCGCACCAAAACAGTCCGGGATAATGGAATGAATCCACTTTATGACGAGGAGCCGTTCGTGTTTAAGAAGGTGGTTCTCCCCGAGTTGGCGAGCATTCGAATTGCAGCATATGAGGAGGGTGGCAAACTCATTGGTCACCGCGTTTTGCCCGTAATCGGTCTGTGCCCTGGTTACCGACATGTAAATCTCCGATCTGAAGTGGGTCAACCAATAGCCCTGGCCTCTCTTTTCCTGTGCGTGGTGGTCAAGGATTATGTGCCCGATGATCTTTCCAACTTCGCAGAGGCGCTAGCTAACCCGATTAAATACCAAAGTGAGCTAGAGAAGCGCGATATTCAACTGTCTGTTTTGACCGACGAAGCCGAAGCGCTGGGCAGTGCGGACGAAGATCTCTCCAAGTCGT TAggtggccaaaaaaaggagCTGCGTCCGGTTGAATCGCTTGCGACTTCGCCCAAGCATAGGCCGAGTATCTCGGCTGCCGCAGCAATGAGTGTTGACGTTACCGTGGATCGGACCGATGGCGGAAGGGGAGAAGATAGCGTCTCTATTGTGGCACCATCAATACAGCATCAGCACTCCCTAGACCAGTCCGTAAGCACCTCCATCCGCCAGGTGGAGTCCTCGCAGTTTGATGTGGATCTTGTGTTGGCGGAGCCGCTGGAAAAGATCTTGGATCACAAGTCCGTCAAGGAAAAGCGTCTCGAGATGGAAAAGAAGCTGGAGTCGCTGCGAAAGAAGCATGACAAGGAAAAGGTTAAGATCGCCGGCCAGAAATCCAGTCCGCTAGAGGGCAAGAAGCCGAAGTTTGCCATAACGAATAAGCTGGTGAAGCGGCTAAGCAACAAGAGTCT TAATTGTCTCTCTCCGCACAGCGAGCCTGGTATAGAGATCCCCGCCTGCCCTCTGGATCTGGGCGATAGCAGCGAGGAGAGTGCAGCCGCGGATGCCGGTGAGGACTTAGCCGGCGGGAGCAGCAGCCTGGATGGCAGAACTCAAGAGTCGCGATTACGCAGTGCCTGCCGGGAGTACACTTCCCAGTACCGTGAGCTGCAGGAGAAGTACCATGAGGCTATTTACAGTGCAGCCGAGAAGGTGCTGAAGACATCGCAAACTGGTCAAACAAAGCAGTTAAAAGCATCTCTAGACAAGGTCACTGGAGAGGTTATGCACCAGCTGCAGGAGGCACGCCGCAACGAGGTTAAGAATCTGGCCACCGTGCACCGGGATCGTGATGAGCTGATCAG AATGAAACGCGAGGTGGCAAGCTCCGTTGTGGAACGTGGCGTAGCTGAACGTGTGCGGCTGAAGCAGACCTTTGACCGAAGAACGGATGAGCTTCAGAAGCAGCACGACTCAGTGCGCAATGCCCTGGCAGAACACCGCTCCAAG GCTCGTCAAATTCTCGACAAGGAGGCAGAATCGCGAAGCTGTGTATCCAGCAATGGCTTCTTGGTCCTCTTCCATGGACCTCATCACCACGGCTGTTCGGGTTCCAGCTCGTCAGCCCTATCAGGCAATAATCTCACTCTAAATCTGGACGCGGGGGCTACCGCTAGTCATTCGGCCATTTCGCCGGCCAGGTCGCACAACAGCATCGCAGCAGCGGCCGAGATGAAGACGTAA